Within Actinobaculum sp. 313, the genomic segment TGCGTTGCCCATCGGACAGTTCGATGAGTACTCGCGTCGTGGCCGCCGTTCCTTGATGGGTATCCAGAATGCGCACCTTGAAGTCAATGAGCTCGATACGTGTTAGATCAGGGTAAACGTTCTTCAAAGCTGTTCGCAGAGCTTGATCCAGGGCATCGACCGGGCCTACTCCTTCGCCGACGCGTACCAGGCGTCGTCCGCCGGCGTATAGCTTCACGGTCGCCTCGGAGAAGGTATCGCCCGCTGAAGCGCGCCCGCGCACAGTGGAGATATTTGATCGCCATGCCTCAAGACGGAAGTAACGTGGCCTGTTACCGAGTACCTCACGCACCAAAAGCTCAAAGGATGCATCCGCTGCGTCATAGGTGTACCCAGCCGCCTCGGCCTCCTTCACGCGTTGAGTGATAGCGCTCAGCTCGTCGGGACGCCCTGCCAGATCCACACTGAATTCGCGCGCCTTCAGCTCGATCGACGCCCGGCCCGCCATATCGGAGACGAGCATACGCATATCGTTGCCGACGCCGCATGGATCGGTATGCTGGTACAGGTCCGGGTTAATGCGAATCGCGGAGGCGTGCAATCCAGCCTTATGTGCAAAGGCCGAGGACCCCACATACGGTTGCCGTGCATAGGGCGAAATATTCGTGATCTCCGAGGCGGCATGTGAAACCGCTGTCAGCGCGGCGAGCTGCTGTTCGCTGACCACCTCATAGTCCGTCTTCAGCGCCAGATTGGCGATGACCGTCAGCAGATTCGCATTGCCAGTACGCTCGCCGTAGCCATTAATTGTGCCCTGCACTTGGCGGCAACCGGCCTCGACTGCGGCAAGCGTGTTCGCGACGGCGCAGCCGCCGTCGTCGTGCGCGTGGATTCCCAGCAGCGGATCCGTGATTCCGCGTACCGCCAGGCGAGAACGCAAATCGGTAACCGTTGCACTGATATGGCCGGGAAGTGAGCCGCCATTGGTGTCGCAAAGGATCACCGCCTCGGCTCCCGCCTCGAAGCACACCGCTACAACCTCACTGGTGTAATCGGGGTCGAAACGAAAACCATCGAAGAAATGCTCGGCGTCAATCATCACGCGCCGACCTTGGCCCAGCAGGTACTCCACCGAGTCACGGGCCATGGCGAGATTCTCCTGCGGCGTCGTTCGTAGCGCTTGTTCGACATGGCGAATATCCGACTTAGCCACCAGCGTTATAACACTCGCGCCGGAATCAAGCAGACCCTGGATCTGGCTATCTTCCGCGACCGGCACTCCTGCCTTGCGTGTTGACCCGAATGCCGTCAGCGCTGCGGTAAGCGGCACTTCGGAAGCGGCACGGTAAAACTCCGTGTCGCGCGGAATCGCTCCCGGCCAACCTCCTTCGATGTAATCGGCGCCGATGGATTCGATCAGTGGCAGCAGCGCCAGTTTGTCGGCCACAGAGAGGTTGACCCCCTCCTGCTGAGCGCCGTCACGTAACGTCACGTCGTAGACGTCGATTTTCATTCTTTTCCTTTCGGCAACACCGACTGCACTGCGCGTGCAGCACGGCATGGTCCCCGCGAGGACCTGAAACCTGCCAAGTGCTCCCCGATCAGCAGCATACGAAGCATGCGGGCGTGAGATATACCGGCCGTACTCGGCATGCGGGCCGCCCGGACCGCTGTGCCCGCCCGGAGCTTGTTCCTGCGACACCCCGGCTGAACACACCCCACAGGGAACACGCCTCTCACCTGGCGCTTACTGCGCCGCATGCCCGCCATCGCCATGGGTTCGGCAACCCGTAACATACTCTCACGCCAAGCGATATAACCAGCCGAACCGATCTTCCGTCTCGCCAAGCTGAATGGCTGTCAACTCATCGAAAATGCCACGTGTCACCGTGTTCTCCGGGATGTCCACGTGGAATCCCTTGCCCGTGAGTGCACCAATCGCGGTCACCACCGCCGCCGTTCCGCAGGCGAACATTTCCGCCACATCGCCCGCGGCGATGGCATCAAGCAGCCACTGGAGGGAGATCGTCTCCTCGGAAACCGACCGTCCTTGCTCCCGCACTAGTTGAATAATCGAGGCGCGTGTTCCACCCGGGAGGATGTTCCCCGTGAGTTTCGGCGTCTTCAGAGAGCCATCGGCCATGACGACAAACACATTCATGCCACCCAGCTCATCGAGATTCGTGTTGGTGGCTGCGTCGAGGAAAAGCACCTCGTCGTATCCACCGTCGTGCGCCGCAACCTTCGGCAGCAGCGACGCCGCATAATTGCCTCCGGTCTTTACATCCCCCATACCGCCGGGCCCGGCCCGGTGATATGTTTCCTCCACCCACACGTTGATGGGTTGGAACCCGTGAGTGAAATAGGGCCCCGAAGGCGATGCAATCACCAAATACTCATAGCTCGTGGACGCACGCACCCCAAGGAAGGCTTCCGATGCGAAGACGAAAGGGCGTAGG encodes:
- the cimA gene encoding citramalate synthase encodes the protein MKIDVYDVTLRDGAQQEGVNLSVADKLALLPLIESIGADYIEGGWPGAIPRDTEFYRAASEVPLTAALTAFGSTRKAGVPVAEDSQIQGLLDSGASVITLVAKSDIRHVEQALRTTPQENLAMARDSVEYLLGQGRRVMIDAEHFFDGFRFDPDYTSEVVAVCFEAGAEAVILCDTNGGSLPGHISATVTDLRSRLAVRGITDPLLGIHAHDDGGCAVANTLAAVEAGCRQVQGTINGYGERTGNANLLTVIANLALKTDYEVVSEQQLAALTAVSHAASEITNISPYARQPYVGSSAFAHKAGLHASAIRINPDLYQHTDPCGVGNDMRMLVSDMAGRASIELKAREFSVDLAGRPDELSAITQRVKEAEAAGYTYDAADASFELLVREVLGNRPRYFRLEAWRSNISTVRGRASAGDTFSEATVKLYAGGRRLVRVGEGVGPVDALDQALRTALKNVYPDLTRIELIDFKVRILDTHQGTAATTRVLIELSDGQRTWRTVGIGTDVVEASWEALTEGYEFGLMRAGIEPHPEGPTEGPEGSD
- a CDS encoding branched-chain amino acid aminotransferase; translation: MTSTHTPTDLELAAAVAVPSADELAGAWALQPHPHPASDAERAQRLERLGFGVDFTDHMAHATWTVGNGWHNKVVEPYGPLSLDPAGAVLHYGQEVFEGLKAYRHADGSVWTFRPTYNAARLNHSNRRLAIPELPHEDFVASLIGLVRADAQWVPDAPGSSLYLRPFVFASEAFLGVRASTSYEYLVIASPSGPYFTHGFQPINVWVEETYHRAGPGGMGDVKTGGNYAASLLPKVAAHDGGYDEVLFLDAATNTNLDELGGMNVFVVMADGSLKTPKLTGNILPGGTRASIIQLVREQGRSVSEETISLQWLLDAIAAGDVAEMFACGTAAVVTAIGALTGKGFHVDIPENTVTRGIFDELTAIQLGETEDRFGWLYRLA